A stretch of Equus caballus isolate H_3958 breed thoroughbred chromosome 11, TB-T2T, whole genome shotgun sequence DNA encodes these proteins:
- the PSMD12 gene encoding 26S proteasome non-ATPase regulatory subunit 12: MADGGSERADGRIVKMEVDYSATVDQRLPECEKLAKEGRLQEVIETLLSLEKQTRTASDMVSTSRILVAVVKMCYEAKEWDLLNENIMLLSKRRSQLKQAVAKMVQQCCTYVEEITDLPIKLRLIDTLRMVTEGKIYVEIERARLTKTLATIKEQNGDVKEAASILQELQVETYGSMEKKERVEFILEQMRLCLAVKDYIRTQIISKKINTKFFQEENTEKLKLKYYNLMIQLDQHEGSYLSICKHYRAIYDTPCIQAESEKWQQALKSVVLYVILAPFDNEQSDLVHRISGDKKLEEIPKYKDLLKLFTTMELMRWSTLVDDYGMELRKGSLESPATDVFAYTEEGEKRWKDLKNRVVEHNIRIMAKYYTRITMKRMAQLLDLSVDESEAFLSNLVVNKTIFAKVDRLAGIINFQRPKDPNNLLNDWSQKLNSLMSLVNKTTHLIAKEEMIHNLQ, translated from the exons GAAGGAAGACTTCAAGAAGTCATTGAAacccttctctctctggaaaaACAGACTCGTACT GCTTCTGATATGGTGTCTACATCCCGTATCTTAGTTGCAGTAGTGAAGATGTGCTATGAGGCTAAAGAATGGGATTTACTGAATGAAAATATTATGCTTTTGTCAAAAAGACGGAGTCAGTTAAAACAA gctGTTGCAAAAATGGTTCAGCAGTGCTGTACCTATGTTGAGGAAATCACGGACCTTCCAATCAAACTTCGATTAATAGATACTCTACGAATGGTTACAGAAGGAAAG ATTTATGTTGAAATTGAGCGTGCTCGACTGACTAAAACATTAGCAACTATAAAAGAGCAAAACGGTGACGTGAAAGAGGCAGCCTCCATTTTACAAGAGTTGCAG GTGGAAACCTACGGgtcaatggaaaagaaagagcGAGTGGAGTTTATTTTAGAGCAAATGAGGCTCTGCCTAGCTGTAAAGGATTACATTCGTACACAAATCATCAGTAAGAAAATTAATACCAAATTTTTCCAGGAAGAAAATACAGAG aaattaaagTTGAAATACTATAACTTAATGATTCAGCTGGATCAACATGAGGGATCCTATTTGTCTATTTGTAAGCACTACAGAGCAATATATGATACTCCCTGTATACAGGCAGAAAGTGAAAAGTGGCAACAG GCTCTGAAAAGTGTTGTCCTCTATGTAATCTTGGCTCCTTTTGACAATGAACAGTCAGATTTAGTTCACCGAATAAGTGGTGACAAGAAGTTAGAAGAAATTCCTAAATACAA GgatcttttaaagctttttacCACAATGGAGTTGATGCGTTGGTCCACACTTGTTGACGACTATGGAATGGAATTAAGAAAAGGTTCTCTTGAGAGTCCTGCAACTGATGTATTCGCTTACACAGAGGAAGGTGAAAAGAGGTGGAAAGACTTGAAGAACAGAGTTGTTGAACAT aataTTAGAATAATGGCAAAGTATTATACAAGGATAACAATGAAGAGGATGGCACAGCTTCTGGATCTGTCTGTTGAT GAGTCAGAGGCTTTCCTCTCAAATCTAGTAGTTAACAAGACCATCTTTGCTAAAGTAGACAGGTTGGCAGGAATTATCAACTTCCAGAGGCCCAAGGatccaaataatttattaaatgactGGTCTCAGAAACTGAACTCATTGATGTCTCTAGTCAACAAAACTACACACCTCATAGCCAAAGAGGAGATGATCCATAATCTACAATAA